The DNA region CTACTAAGCAGAAAGTCGTGTTTCTTGGAATTGACGACGGTGCGTTTAAGGATCCATCGGTAGTTGCTATTCTCGCCAAAAATAACATAAAAGCCAGTCTGTTTTTATCGAAAGCATTTATTGCCAATGACCCGGACTTCTTCAAACAAATTACCGCTCAAGGGTCTATTGTTGAAAACCATACACTCGGTCATGATACGAGGATGACTATTATCCAAGGCTACCAACAGCAAAAGAATGAAATCTGCGGCATGGCAGATTATATCCAGCAACATTACGGTAGGCGTCCCACGTTCTTTCGCCCTCCAGGCGGTACATATTCAAACACTATGCGAAAAGCCGCTGCTGACTGTGGTATGCGCGCGGTGGTTACCTGGATCGCCAAAGCGAACGGTGGAGCGATGCAATACCAGGTAGGCAATAAGCTGCGACCAGGTGATATCGTACTTATGCACTTTCGGCCAGAATTCGCACAAGACATGAAGGCGTTTGTTGATGCTATGAGCGCAGCTGGCCTTCACACCGAACTTCTTGAAACTGCGCAAACCGCTAAATAGTCTGCTTTTCTGGCAAAAAAATTTCAGCCATCATACAGCGTGCGCTTCCGCCGCCCACAATTTCGATAGTAGGTATGGAGATAGGAAGGAGTGCTCCGCTTTTTGAGAGTTGTTCGCGCTGCTCACGCGTAAAGGTATCGTATGCTTTTTGTGACATCACAACAAATCGTTCACCGGATTTATTTTGCACTTCAAGTATGTTTCCACAAAATGAGTTCATCTGATCATAAGAAATGGTAATGACAGTACGTCCCGAATTAACAAGCAACTCCTCAAGCGTGGATCGCTCACCGGAATCTCTAATACTTTCCATACATACGACCGCAGTTTTCGTTTGTACGCCCATCAAAACGTTTGTATGGTAGATAGGTGTACCGAGTTCATTGACTGCCCGAAATAAAAATGGTTTGTATCCCAGAGCTATTGCATGCGCGCGAAACAGCGCTTCATCACACCGCACAGAAAGACATCCGTACACTATCTTATGAATATGATCAAAGATCATTACGCCCGTACTTTCAAGGAATGATCCCTCCTTTTCATGCACAGAAAGGTCCTCGACATGTGTAATCTGCCATTGGTTCGTAAGAAGATTGAGAGCGGCCCGAGAACGCTCGACACGCCGCGATTCGGTTGCCATGGGATAAAGATAAACAGTGCCATCAGGCCACATACTCAACCAGTTATTTGGAAATACCGCATCTGGTTTTTCAGGGAGTGGACCGTCTTCGAAAACAGTAATGGAAATCCCATGATTGCGAAGCGACTGAACGGCTGCGTCAAATTCTTTACAGGCTTGCTCGCGCATTCTGCCTTTGCCGATCGGTAATCTGTGTTGAAACGTATTTGATCGTGCGGTTTCTTGGTCGAAGCCAAAACTGATGGGGCGCACCATCAATATGCCCCGGGCGCTCTGTGTGTCTGCCATAGTAGTCTCCTTAGCCTTGTAGAAATAATATACTCCTTATTACATTTAAGAAAGAGTAAAAAATTTCATACTTGACATACTTTTCATACTTGGTATACAATAGTCAAAAAGGAATATTTTATGAGCAAAAACCCCATCTACCATAAAAAACTCTACGGCACAGCAACGGTTGGCTCAAAAGGCCAGATCGTGATTCCTTCAGATGCCCGCAAAGAAATGGGTATTGAAGAAGGGGATCGGTTATATGTTATTGGTGCGCCAGATGGTGGTTTTCTCGGTCTTCTGAAAGAAGAGGCCTTGCAGGAAATGGTGCAAAGCATGTCCGCGCAAATCGAAACGTTCCAATCAATAAAAAATAGCAATAAGGAGTAGACGAACCTATGCATCATCACCTAGGCTTAAGAGCCAAGCTTATTATCATGATTTCGGTTATGGCCAGCTTTTTCTTAGTGGCCCTTGACCAGACAATCATTTCAACCGCCCTTGGTAAGATCGTTGAAGAATTCAACTCATTCTCGTCGCTTGCGTGGGTTGTTACCGCGTATCTTATCACCACAACAATCACGACACCAATTGCTGGTAAGTTTTCCGACATGTTTGGTCGTCGCACCATGCTCATGATCGGTGTACTTATCTTTACAGTCGGCTCGTTTCTTAGCGGAACGAGTGGCAGTATAGAGCAGCTTATTGCCTACCGCGCCCTTCAGGGTATCGGAGGTGGTATTCTCACGGCAAATGCCTTTACGGTCATAGGTGACCTCTTTGAGGCTCGCGAGCGTGGCAAGTGGCAAGGAATGATCGGTGCTGTCTTTGGCGTTGCCTCAATCATAGGACCGTTACTTGGTGGATTCTTAACGGAACCTCACACCATTTTTGGTCTTACAACAGATTGGCGCTGGACATTCTTCATCAACATTCCTGTCGGCATCGCCGCGCTTGCGATCCTTGCTATCCTTTGTCCTCCGCTCAAGCACGAAACAAAACCACGTATCGACTATCTAGGTGCTGGACTTATGGCACTTGCTCTTGCAACCCTTGTACTCGCGGTTGATAATACGGATAAGATCTTTGCCAACTTCCTTGATGCAACCGGTATGAGTCTCCTTGGACTTCGAGCGATCATGCTTGCCATCGTTGCTGCGGCTGTCACGGGGTTCATCCTGGTAGAACGTCGTGTCAAAGAACCAATTCTTCGCCTTGAATTCTTTAAGAATCATAACTTCTTACTTATCATGACCATTGCGACACTTGTGGGTGCTGCTATGCTCGGGTCCATTCTGTACCTCACGCAGTTCAATCAACAGGTCTTCGGTGCAACACCAACACAATCCGGGTTGATGCTGCTACCGATGATCGCCGGACTTATGGTGGTGAGTATTGCCTCGGGTCAAGTTGTCTCTAAAACAGGGAAGTACAAACGCTTCATGATCGCCGGATTCGCGGTTGGTACGCTCGCCATCGGTGCCTTACTGACGCTAAATCCATCAAGCACCTATTTGCAGGAAGCCATCATAATGGTATTTATCGGAGCTGGACTTGGTGCCGCAATGCCACTACTCAACGTTGCAATCCAGAATGAATTCGAGCAAAAGTATCTCGGTGTAGTAACCAGTGCCAATCAGTTATTCCGGGGTCTCGGTTCAACTATCGGCGTAGCAATTTTTGGAAGCATGCTCACGATTGGTATTACCAACGTGCTTGGCGACATGTCAAACGACCCATACATTCAAACGTTGAAGCAATCGCCGGCAGCGAGTCAGATGCTTACCAATGTCAATGATCCTGATACGCTTCTTAACCTCAATACTCCTGATGCTAAAGCAAAGGTATCCGATGGTCTTACAAAGAGCCTCGAAGATAAACCGCTGCCAAGTGTCGCTAAGGAAAAAATCACGAAGGATTTTGAAGATAAGCAGCGAGCATATAACGATAAAATCATACAGGCTTTCTCAACGAGTCTTCACCAAATATTTACGATCACTTCAGGCATTATGCTTGGTGCAGGGATACTTACTCTGTTCTTAAAAGAACGAACGCTCAAGTCGGCGTCACCTATGCAAACACCAGGAGAATAATTTAATAACCCTTCCGTATGCGAAGGGTTATTAAATTAAGC from Candidatus Saccharimonadales bacterium includes:
- a CDS encoding arginine deiminase-related protein; this encodes MADTQSARGILMVRPISFGFDQETARSNTFQHRLPIGKGRMREQACKEFDAAVQSLRNHGISITVFEDGPLPEKPDAVFPNNWLSMWPDGTVYLYPMATESRRVERSRAALNLLTNQWQITHVEDLSVHEKEGSFLESTGVMIFDHIHKIVYGCLSVRCDEALFRAHAIALGYKPFLFRAVNELGTPIYHTNVLMGVQTKTAVVCMESIRDSGERSTLEELLVNSGRTVITISYDQMNSFCGNILEVQNKSGERFVVMSQKAYDTFTREQREQLSKSGALLPISIPTIEIVGGGSARCMMAEIFLPEKQTI
- a CDS encoding AbrB/MazE/SpoVT family DNA-binding domain-containing protein, which gives rise to MSKNPIYHKKLYGTATVGSKGQIVIPSDARKEMGIEEGDRLYVIGAPDGGFLGLLKEEALQEMVQSMSAQIETFQSIKNSNKE
- a CDS encoding MDR family MFS transporter is translated as MHHHLGLRAKLIIMISVMASFFLVALDQTIISTALGKIVEEFNSFSSLAWVVTAYLITTTITTPIAGKFSDMFGRRTMLMIGVLIFTVGSFLSGTSGSIEQLIAYRALQGIGGGILTANAFTVIGDLFEARERGKWQGMIGAVFGVASIIGPLLGGFLTEPHTIFGLTTDWRWTFFINIPVGIAALAILAILCPPLKHETKPRIDYLGAGLMALALATLVLAVDNTDKIFANFLDATGMSLLGLRAIMLAIVAAAVTGFILVERRVKEPILRLEFFKNHNFLLIMTIATLVGAAMLGSILYLTQFNQQVFGATPTQSGLMLLPMIAGLMVVSIASGQVVSKTGKYKRFMIAGFAVGTLAIGALLTLNPSSTYLQEAIIMVFIGAGLGAAMPLLNVAIQNEFEQKYLGVVTSANQLFRGLGSTIGVAIFGSMLTIGITNVLGDMSNDPYIQTLKQSPAASQMLTNVNDPDTLLNLNTPDAKAKVSDGLTKSLEDKPLPSVAKEKITKDFEDKQRAYNDKIIQAFSTSLHQIFTITSGIMLGAGILTLFLKERTLKSASPMQTPGE
- a CDS encoding polysaccharide deacetylase family protein produces the protein MDKIRPAKHHYIILSVIAVLLIMGGVIWEFSRPAGDGTKLPERPAHKLTIIPKPLSHTPVSPSGYTPDFTLPPIVDGMAPVITNVPTKQKVVFLGIDDGAFKDPSVVAILAKNNIKASLFLSKAFIANDPDFFKQITAQGSIVENHTLGHDTRMTIIQGYQQQKNEICGMADYIQQHYGRRPTFFRPPGGTYSNTMRKAAADCGMRAVVTWIAKANGGAMQYQVGNKLRPGDIVLMHFRPEFAQDMKAFVDAMSAAGLHTELLETAQTAK